A region of Pseudorca crassidens isolate mPseCra1 chromosome 8, mPseCra1.hap1, whole genome shotgun sequence DNA encodes the following proteins:
- the NEUROD6 gene encoding neurogenic differentiation factor 6 isoform X2 codes for MKLKPKIVLRGKSIKRAPGEETEKEEEEEDREEEDENGLPRRRGLRKKKTTKLRLERVKFRRQEANARERNRMHGLNDALDNLRKVVPCYSKTQKLSKIETLRLAKNYIWALSEILRIGKRPDLLTFVQNLCKGLSQPTTNLVAGCLQLNARSFLMGQGGEAAHHTRSPYSTFYPPYHSPELTPPPGHGTLDNSKSMKPYNYCSAYESFYESTSPECASPQFEGPLSPPPINYNGIFSLKQEETLDYGKNYNYGMHYCAVPPRGPLGQGAMFRLPTDSHFPYDLHLRSQSLTMQDELNAVFHN; via the exons atgaaattaaaacctaAG ATTGTCCTTCGAGGAAAGAGCATCAAAAGGGCCCCTGGagaagagactgagaaagaagaagaggaggaagacagGGAAGAGGAAGATGAAAATGGGTTGCCCAGAAGGAGGggtcttaggaaaaaaaagacgACCAAGCTCCGACTGGAGAGGGTCAAGTTCAGGAGACAGGAAGCTAACGCGCGCGAGAGGAACAGGATGCACGGCCTCAACGACGCCCTGGACAATTTAAGAAAAGTGGTCCCCTGTTATTCTAAAACCCAAAAACTGTCCAAAATAGAAACTTTACGACTGGCCAAAAACTACATCTGGGCACTTTCTGAAATTCTGAGAATCGGCAAGAGACCTGATCTGCTCACGTTCGTCCAAAACTTATGCAAAGGTCTTTCCCAGCCAACTACAAACTTGGTGGCAGGCTGCTTGCAGCTCAATGCCAGGAGTTTCCTGATGGGTCAGGGTGGGGAGGCGGCACACCACACAAGGTCACCCTACTCTACCTTCTACCCGCCCTACCACAGCCCTGAGCTCACCCCTCCCCCGGGGCATGGAACTCTTGATAATTCCAAGTCCATGAAACCCTACAATTATTGCAGTGCGTATGAATCCTTCTATGAAAGCACTTCCCCTGAGTGTGCCAGCCCTCAGTTTGAGGGTCCCTTAAGTCCTCCCCCAATTAACTATAATGGGATATTTTCCCTGAAGCAAGAAGAAACCTTGGACTATGGCAAAAATTACAATTACGGCATGCATTACTGTGCAGTGCCACCCAGGGGTCCCCTTGGGCAGGGTGCCATGTTCAGGTTGCCCACCGACAGCCACTTCCCTTACGACTTACATCTGCGCAGCCAATCTCTCACCATGCAAGATGAATTAAATGCAGTTTTTCATAAttaa
- the NEUROD6 gene encoding neurogenic differentiation factor 6 isoform X1, with translation MLTLPFDESVVMPESQMCRKFSRECEDQKQIKKPESFSKQIVLRGKSIKRAPGEETEKEEEEEDREEEDENGLPRRRGLRKKKTTKLRLERVKFRRQEANARERNRMHGLNDALDNLRKVVPCYSKTQKLSKIETLRLAKNYIWALSEILRIGKRPDLLTFVQNLCKGLSQPTTNLVAGCLQLNARSFLMGQGGEAAHHTRSPYSTFYPPYHSPELTPPPGHGTLDNSKSMKPYNYCSAYESFYESTSPECASPQFEGPLSPPPINYNGIFSLKQEETLDYGKNYNYGMHYCAVPPRGPLGQGAMFRLPTDSHFPYDLHLRSQSLTMQDELNAVFHN, from the coding sequence ATGTTAACACTACCGTTTGATGAGTCAGTTGTAATGCCAGAATCCCAGATGTGCAGAAAGTTTTCTAGAGAATGCGAGGACCAGAAGCAAATTAAGAAACCAGAAAGCTTTTCCAAACAGATTGTCCTTCGAGGAAAGAGCATCAAAAGGGCCCCTGGagaagagactgagaaagaagaagaggaggaagacagGGAAGAGGAAGATGAAAATGGGTTGCCCAGAAGGAGGggtcttaggaaaaaaaagacgACCAAGCTCCGACTGGAGAGGGTCAAGTTCAGGAGACAGGAAGCTAACGCGCGCGAGAGGAACAGGATGCACGGCCTCAACGACGCCCTGGACAATTTAAGAAAAGTGGTCCCCTGTTATTCTAAAACCCAAAAACTGTCCAAAATAGAAACTTTACGACTGGCCAAAAACTACATCTGGGCACTTTCTGAAATTCTGAGAATCGGCAAGAGACCTGATCTGCTCACGTTCGTCCAAAACTTATGCAAAGGTCTTTCCCAGCCAACTACAAACTTGGTGGCAGGCTGCTTGCAGCTCAATGCCAGGAGTTTCCTGATGGGTCAGGGTGGGGAGGCGGCACACCACACAAGGTCACCCTACTCTACCTTCTACCCGCCCTACCACAGCCCTGAGCTCACCCCTCCCCCGGGGCATGGAACTCTTGATAATTCCAAGTCCATGAAACCCTACAATTATTGCAGTGCGTATGAATCCTTCTATGAAAGCACTTCCCCTGAGTGTGCCAGCCCTCAGTTTGAGGGTCCCTTAAGTCCTCCCCCAATTAACTATAATGGGATATTTTCCCTGAAGCAAGAAGAAACCTTGGACTATGGCAAAAATTACAATTACGGCATGCATTACTGTGCAGTGCCACCCAGGGGTCCCCTTGGGCAGGGTGCCATGTTCAGGTTGCCCACCGACAGCCACTTCCCTTACGACTTACATCTGCGCAGCCAATCTCTCACCATGCAAGATGAATTAAATGCAGTTTTTCATAAttaa